A region of the Vibrio tubiashii genome:
GTGAATATCAACAAGGTCTTCACCAATGATAGCGCGGATTTTCTCTGCCGCCATTTCGGTGTAACAAGTCGTTGAGCCGTAAAATAGACCGATTTTCATAGCATTATTTTATATTTTGAGAATTGATGGTGAATTCTAACCACAAAATGGCGAGCTTTGCAGCGAATATCCACTTTCACTAGCAATTTTTATAGCTTTATTGTTTTGTGGCACTTACATTTGACCGCAGAAAAAATTTTTGAGGTTTGCCGTGTCACAACAAATGTCGCCTGACCAAGGGCTAGTAGAACAGTTTTTAGATGCGATGTGGATGGAGCGGGGTTTATCTGAAAACACCCTTGCCTCATACCGAAATGATCTCTCAAAGCTAATCCAGTGGATGACAGCCAATAATTATCGTCTCGACTTTATCAGTTTGTCTGGGCTGCAAGACTATCAGACGTGGTTGGTTGACGAAGGTTATAAGCAAACTTCACGAGCAAGAATGTTGTCCGCAATTCGACGTCTGTTTCAGTATTTGCATCGAGAGAAAGTACGCAGTGATGATCCGAGTGCACTACTGGTAAGCCCAAAACTACCCAAACGCCTGCCTAAAGATCTGACTGAAGAACAAGTGGATGCGCTACTTGATGCGCCAGATCCGAATGATCCGATGGAGCTGCGTGATAAAGCCATGCTTGAATTGCTTTATGCGACCGGGTTGCGTGTCACAGAGTTAGTCAGCCTGACAATGGAAAACGTCAGCTTGCGTCAAGGCGTTGTTCGGGTCACGGGTAAAGGTGGTAAAGAGCGTTTGGTGCCGATGGGAGAAAATGCCGTTGAATGGATTGAAACTTTTATCCACCAAGGCAGGTCTGAATTACTTGGAGAGACAACCTCTGATGTGGTGTTTCCAAGTAAACGCGCGCGACAAATGACTCGCCAGACGTTTTGGCATCGTATAAAGCACTACGCGGTGATAGCTGGAATAGATACCGAACTACTTTCTCCTCACGTGCTAAGACACGCTTTTGCGACCCATTTGTTGAACTACGGCGCAGACTTACGTGTAGTACAGATGCTTTTGGGGCATAGTGACTTGTCTACAACACAAATTTATACTCATGTAGCAACTGAACGATTGAAACAGCTACACAGTGAGCATCACCCAAGGGCTTAAGCGCTCATGGTTATAACTAAATCGATTTAAGGTGAATTGAATGAGCATATTACGCCGAATGACTCTACTTACATTGCCATTTCTACTTGCTACACAAACCGTATCTGCAGGCGAGGTGAAATTTGATAAAGCGCAGCTAGAAGAACATTTTGCCAAGCTAGGATTGGAAGTGAAGGACGTTGTTCCCGCTGATATTGATGGCTTAGTTGAAATACAAACCAGCGGTGGAATCCTGTTCGCATCACCAACTGGCGATTACTTTATCACGGGTACCTTGTACAAGCTGGACTCAAATGGCAAGTACGAAGATGTGCTAGCAAAACGCCAAGCGCCAATCAATGCGGCGAAAATTGAAGCCTTTAAAGACAGCATGATTGAGTTTAAAGCCAAAGATGAGAAGTACGTGATCTCTGTTTTCACTGATATTACATGTGGCTACTGTGTTCGTCTTCATAGTCAGATGAAAGACTACAATGATCTAGGCATTACTATTCGTTACCTCGCTTATCCTCGTCAGGGTGCGACAGGCTCAGTGGCTGATCAAATGGCTTCGATTTGGGGCGCAGAAGACCCACAATCCGCGATGCACAACGGTAAGGTAAAGCGTGAGTTCCCAGAAAAGAGTGAAGACTTTGCTAAGTATCAGCAGATTATTCAGGATCACTATGCGCTAGGTCGTGAACTGGGAATCAGTGGTACGCCAGCGATCTTCTTACCTAATGGTGAGATGGTGGGTGGTTACTTGCCACCAGAACAGATGTTGCAACGCCTGCAACAAACTCCAAAGTCGTAACTTAAACTAATCAAGTAGCCAAACTAAATATCCTCAGTTTAGTTTGGTTACTGCTATGATTGTCCCACTTAACTTATCATCACCCGATCTATTGCCATGATTGAAATCCAACGTCGCCCTGAACCTGATTTATCCTCTCTGCCGGATACCATTGCGCCTTTACTTAAACGTATCTACGCCAGTCGAGGCATCACATCGCAGCAACAACTAGATACTACAGCGCGTGCGTTGCATTCCTATCAAAAACTGCATGGTATTGAAGCGGCGGTTGAGCTGTTATTTGAGTCTATTCAGCACAACAAGCGGATAATCGTGGTGGGTGATTTTGATGCAGATGGGGCGACAAGTTCGGCTTTGTCTGTGTTGGCGCTTAGGATGTTAGGTTCGAGTAATGTCGACTACCTAGTCCCGAATCGCTTTGAAGATGGCTATGGCCTAAGTCCTGAGGTTGTTGATCAAGCGATTGAGATTGGCGCTGAGGTGATTATGACCGTCGACAATGGGGTCTCTTCGATTGATGGTGTGCGCTATGCGAAAGAGCAGGGCTTGAAGGTATTGGTGACTGACCACCACTTACCTGGTCATGAGCTGCCGAATGTTGATGCTATGGTCAACCCTAACCTGCAAGAGTGCGCGTTTCCCTCCAAGGCTTTAGCTGGCGTTGGCGTTGCCTTTTACTTGATGATGGCGCTTTGCGTTCATATGCGTAAAACCGGCTGGTTTGCCGAGCAAGGGGTGGCAGAGCCTAAGTTAATGGAGCTGATTGACTTAGTGGCACTCGGTACGGTTGCCGATGTCGTGCCTCTGGATGAAAACAATCGTATTTTGGTTCATCAAGGTTTACAGCGAATTAGAGCGGGTAAAGCGCGTCCGGGCATTCAAGCTCTGATAGAAGTAGCGAAGCGAGATTCACGTCGTTTGGTGGCTTCTGATTTTGGATTTGCGTTAGGGCCGCGTATCAATGCTGCGGGTCGTTTAGATGATATGTCGTTTGGCGTTGAGCTGTTAATGGCGAACAACATTCATGCTGCACGTCGAATGGCAAGCGAGTTAGACGGCTTGAACCAAACTCGCAAAGAAATTGAAGAGGGAATGAAGCAAGAAGCGATGGCTTTTTGTGAACGTCTGCAGTTCGGCGATCAAGATATGCCTCATGGCCTAGTACTTTTTCAGCGGGATTGGCATCAGGGCGTGATTGGTATTTTAGCCTCACGCATTAAAGAGAAGTTTCACCGTCCTGTGATTGCTTTTGCTGATGGTGGTGAAGGTTCAATTAAAGGTTCATGCCGCTCAATACCGGGTTTGCATATGCGTGATACTTTAGATCGCATCGATACCCAGAACCCTGGTTTAATCGTGAAGTTTGGTGGGCACGCGATGGCGGCAGGTCTCACCATTCTAGAGAAAGATTATGAACGCTTTTCTAATCTGTTTGATGAAGCCGTGAAACAAGACTTGGACGAAGCGGCGCTGAAAGGGGTGATTTTGTCCGATGGTGAATTGAAACCAGAAGAGTTCTCTATGCATGTCGCCGAGATGCTTCGTGCTGGTGGACCTTGGGGGCAAGCTTTTCCAGAACCTCTGTTTGACGGTGAATTTAAAGTGCTTCATCAGAAACTGGTTGGCGAGAAGCACTTAAAGCTTATGTTAGAACCTCTACACAAAGGTCACCCAACCAATATCATGATTGATGGCATTGCATTCAACGTTGATCTGCGCCGCTGGCCTGATGCTTCAGTGAAAACGGTGCGCTTAGCGTATAAGCTCGACATCAACGAGTTCCGCGGCAATCAATCGTTGCAGTTGATGATTGATCATATTGAGGCTAAGTAGAGTACGGGCATAGCCCTACAGAACGCGTTGCTCCGAGATCGGGCTACGCCCGCGAGAATCGGGAACGGACTTCGTCCTTCGAGAGTCGGGAGCGGGCTTCGCCCTTCGAAAAAGGGAAGATTTAGCGAAGTGGTTGACGGCGCTTTTTACTAGAGGGGTATAATCAATCCCGCATCCCGCATCCCGCATCCCGCATCCCGCATCCCGCATCCCGCATCCCGCATCCCGCATCCCGCAACTTCCCATCTTTTCACGACATATTCTGTTCATATTCCTTTAAAACTTACCAATTAAACTGTGATACCTAGCACGGTTTATTCCCATCTGTTTATATTTTGTAATTGGTCAGACCAATTTGATTGCTGTTTTAATCAGCTATTGTTATCAAAGTGTTGGTACATGGCTCGTTCTATGATTTGGGTCAATTTTTGTCTGGAACTTGCGTTTTAATTATGTTAATTTTCTCGCCAACTTAAAATTGGTATTACCAATTGACTGCAAAGAGTAGAAGAAAAACAACTATGGCTTATCAAAGGATTCGTCAGCCAAAACTTTCTGATGTGATTGAACAAGAGTTAGAAAGGCTGATTGTGGAAGGAACATTGTCTCCGGGGCAGCAGCTGCCTCCAGAGCGCGAACTGGCAAAACAGTTTGATGTTTCCCGTCCTTCAATCCGAGAAGCGATACAACGTTTAGAAGCTAAACGTCTTCTTACTCGCCGTCAGGGTGGTGGCACTTTTGTTAGCGAGAACATCTGGACCAGCTTTTCAGATCCTCTGCTAAATTTATTGTCTAGCCACTCCGAAACTCAGCTGGATTTACTGGAAACGCGTCATGCGATGGAAGGTATAGCCGCTTACTTTGCAGCAGTTCGTGGTACCGAGGAAGACTTCGCTCGTATTCAGGCTTGCCTGAAAAACATCAGTGAAGAGCAAACTAAGAAGAATGTCGAAGCAGAATCAGCTGCGGTAATGCAGTTTTTGATCGCTTTAACTGAAGCTGCCCATAACGTGGTACTTCTGCACATTGTTCGCAGCCTTGCACCTTTGCTAGAGCAGAATGTCTTGCAGAATTTAAAGCTCTTACATCGCCGCGATGAAGTGGTCGAAAAAGTAAGTAAACACCGAGCTAATATCGTGGATGCGATTGTTTCTGGTCAGCCTGAAAAGGCGCGTGAAATGTCTCACTCACACTTAGCTTATATTGAAGAAACATTGTTGGATTTGACTCGTGAAGAGTCTCGCAGAGAGCGTTCTTTGCGTCGAATTCAGCAAGGTAACGATTCTTAAAACAAGAAACGGTTACTTTAAATAAGTAGATCCAACCAATAGAAGGATAGATCGCCATGTCTGATATGAAGCATGACGTAGATGCACTGGAAACTCAAGAATGGCTACAAGCACTTGAGTCAGTTGTACGTGAAGAAGGTGTAGAACGTGCTCAGTTCCTACTAGAGCAAGTTCTAGACAAAGCACGTCTAGACGGTGTTGATATGCCAACAGGTATCACAACGAACTACATCAACACGATTCCTGCAGATCAAGAACCAGCTTACCCAGGTGACACAACTCTTGAGCGCCGTATTCGTTCCATCATCCGTTGGAACGCAATCATGATCGTTCTACGTGCATCTAAGAAAGACTTAGAGCTAGGCGGCCACATGGCGTCTTTCCAGTCTTCTGCTGCATTCTACGAAGTATGTTTCAACCACTTCTTCCGCGCTCCAAACGAGACGGACGGTGGCGATCTAGTATACTACCAAGGTCACATCTCACCAGGTATCTACTCTCGTGCATTCGTTGAAGGTCGTCTAACTGAAGAGCAGCTAGATAACTTCCGTCAAGAAGTAGACGGTAAAGGTATCCCATCATACCCGCACCCTAAACTGATGCCTGAGTTCTGGCAGTTCCCTACAGTTTCTATGGGTCTAGGTCCTATTTCTGCGATCTACCAAGCGCGTTTCCTTAAGTACCTAGACGGTCGTGGTATGAAAGATACTTCGGCTCAGCGTGTATACGCGTTCCTAGGTGACGGTGAGATGGATGAGCCAGAATCACGTGGTTCACTATCTTTCGCTGC
Encoded here:
- the recJ gene encoding single-stranded-DNA-specific exonuclease RecJ gives rise to the protein MIEIQRRPEPDLSSLPDTIAPLLKRIYASRGITSQQQLDTTARALHSYQKLHGIEAAVELLFESIQHNKRIIVVGDFDADGATSSALSVLALRMLGSSNVDYLVPNRFEDGYGLSPEVVDQAIEIGAEVIMTVDNGVSSIDGVRYAKEQGLKVLVTDHHLPGHELPNVDAMVNPNLQECAFPSKALAGVGVAFYLMMALCVHMRKTGWFAEQGVAEPKLMELIDLVALGTVADVVPLDENNRILVHQGLQRIRAGKARPGIQALIEVAKRDSRRLVASDFGFALGPRINAAGRLDDMSFGVELLMANNIHAARRMASELDGLNQTRKEIEEGMKQEAMAFCERLQFGDQDMPHGLVLFQRDWHQGVIGILASRIKEKFHRPVIAFADGGEGSIKGSCRSIPGLHMRDTLDRIDTQNPGLIVKFGGHAMAAGLTILEKDYERFSNLFDEAVKQDLDEAALKGVILSDGELKPEEFSMHVAEMLRAGGPWGQAFPEPLFDGEFKVLHQKLVGEKHLKLMLEPLHKGHPTNIMIDGIAFNVDLRRWPDASVKTVRLAYKLDINEFRGNQSLQLMIDHIEAK
- the pdhR gene encoding pyruvate dehydrogenase complex transcriptional repressor PdhR, which gives rise to MAYQRIRQPKLSDVIEQELERLIVEGTLSPGQQLPPERELAKQFDVSRPSIREAIQRLEAKRLLTRRQGGGTFVSENIWTSFSDPLLNLLSSHSETQLDLLETRHAMEGIAAYFAAVRGTEEDFARIQACLKNISEEQTKKNVEAESAAVMQFLIALTEAAHNVVLLHIVRSLAPLLEQNVLQNLKLLHRRDEVVEKVSKHRANIVDAIVSGQPEKAREMSHSHLAYIEETLLDLTREESRRERSLRRIQQGNDS
- a CDS encoding thioredoxin fold domain-containing protein: MSILRRMTLLTLPFLLATQTVSAGEVKFDKAQLEEHFAKLGLEVKDVVPADIDGLVEIQTSGGILFASPTGDYFITGTLYKLDSNGKYEDVLAKRQAPINAAKIEAFKDSMIEFKAKDEKYVISVFTDITCGYCVRLHSQMKDYNDLGITIRYLAYPRQGATGSVADQMASIWGAEDPQSAMHNGKVKREFPEKSEDFAKYQQIIQDHYALGRELGISGTPAIFLPNGEMVGGYLPPEQMLQRLQQTPKS
- the xerD gene encoding site-specific tyrosine recombinase XerD — protein: MSPDQGLVEQFLDAMWMERGLSENTLASYRNDLSKLIQWMTANNYRLDFISLSGLQDYQTWLVDEGYKQTSRARMLSAIRRLFQYLHREKVRSDDPSALLVSPKLPKRLPKDLTEEQVDALLDAPDPNDPMELRDKAMLELLYATGLRVTELVSLTMENVSLRQGVVRVTGKGGKERLVPMGENAVEWIETFIHQGRSELLGETTSDVVFPSKRARQMTRQTFWHRIKHYAVIAGIDTELLSPHVLRHAFATHLLNYGADLRVVQMLLGHSDLSTTQIYTHVATERLKQLHSEHHPRA